One stretch of Gopherus flavomarginatus isolate rGopFla2 chromosome 2, rGopFla2.mat.asm, whole genome shotgun sequence DNA includes these proteins:
- the LOC127044674 gene encoding gastrokine-1-like, whose product MVYEMLHIVQKFHDFTLHDLSLFQIIIGALLGLFLTQALAEDSVNENNQGNNGGNSHQNVNINNQDHIANINSYNGWKGWAAVWDYSKELFATRLFNKRACIVAKMNKDAFPSLEKLSKFKDQKPAKGTPPPPFLRFSIAKTRVRNVAQFGRSIGNLCKGVPTYYAQQDQGGALLFESQGCIDAGILGLFGIYLCGNISGC is encoded by the exons ATGGTCTATGAGATGCTACATATTGTGCAGAAATTCCATGACTTTACTTTGCATGATTTGTCTCTGTTTCAGATAATCATTGGTGCTCTCCTGGGACTCTTCCTGACTCAGGCCCTGGCGGAAGAT TCCGTCAATGAAAATAACCAAGGAAACAATGGTGGAAACAGCCACCAGAACGTGAACATCAACAACCAAGACCACATTGCCAATATCAACAGCTACAATGGTTGGAAGGGTTGGGCTGCAGTCTGGGACTATAGCAAG GAACTTTTTGCCACCAGGCTGTTCAACAAGAGGGCTTGCATTGTTGCAAAGATGAATAAAGATGCATTCCCAAGTCTGGAGAAACTCAGCAAGTTCAAGGACCAGAAG CCAGCCAAGGGTACGCCACCACCACCTTTCCTGAGATTCTCGATTGCCAAGACCCGCGTCAGGAATGTTGCCCAGTTCGGAAGGTCCATTGGCAATCTCTGTAAAGGAGTCCCTACGTACTACGCACAACAGGATCAGG GAGGAGCCCTGTTGTTTGAGTCTCAAGGCTGTATTGATGCTGGAATCCTGGGCCTGTTTGGCATTTATCTGTGTGGCAACATCTCAGGTTGCTAA